The DNA window TAttgtttcttaaaattaaaaaagaaaagaagaaaagggAACGTTTACTGTGTTATGTTTCTTTACACGTTGTAGACTCActctaatgtttttttttttttgggaaaacctCATTCTTAATGTTTACAAGAcctatttatatatcaaattcaTTTCTCTATGCTGtaagaaatttattataatttttaatatagaagatttgtaaatatatatattgattattatgAAAGATAGACAACCAACTCATGATACCCATAATATAACCTAGTCAACTTaccaaaaaaatacatttgtgtTTTACTTGCTCAAACATTCACTAGGATTTTAATATAACCTAACCAACTTAAAAAAGAACAAATGGTTTTGCATAGTTAAACATTTACTAGTATGATATCCTTGTACTATAAGGTTGTTCAATACACATTAATCTTATACTCATTTTAAAGATTAACCCCTTTAACTTGTAATTAAGTCTTTGTTGCTCTAGAGATAAACTTTTCTAGAATGGTGGTACTTTAGTTACTACTATGTTAGAAAGACAGATTTACATTAGGGTTTGCCAGGATCGAAATATCTgggtataaataaaataataatagttaatgtATTAAGGTGACAAGCTtactacataaaaaaaaaaaaaaaaaaaaaaaaaaaaaaaaaaaaaaattggatttgtCCATGCTTTGATGGAATCCGGTTGAAGATACCCTTTTCTTATGTGAGGTTTAGTAAAGAGTAATGGGCTTCTTCAAGAGTATCACCACCCCTAAATGCTCTTAACGTCTTTGTTTTTAgatgatttgattatttgaaatgttgatttattatatatacaccATGTTCACCGACAAAGGAATTTTCCATAATACAACTATTGAAAACACTTATTGGTCTATTATTTGTAGGAAACCAATACATGTCGGGCTATTATTTAACTTGGTTTCATTTACTTATATAAGTAGCTACACTCTTGTCAAGAACTACTaaaaacaatttcttttttaataataatataaatattattttaatataaatttgtttaaagggattatttattattattatattaatggaTGGAGTGGATTAATGTAGAGTTGTCCGTCTTATTTACCAGAGGTCcagagaagaaaatgaagagaaagtaGAATGACGAAAATGACCCTCTAATAAGTGGACAAAACAAAAGAGGATGAAGCTCTTCCTCCATTGATAAGCATCGCCATCTTCTTCCTTTCACAAAATTATGCTCTTCACTTAGCCCGTACCCACCACCACTGCCGCCGCCTGAATTTTACTAGAGTGATAGAAGAGACATGGCTTTATCATCGTCATCTATCATCTGCACTGCCAATAGTAGTGTTGTCTTCCTCGTCTTCGCCGCCGGCAATTATCGACGACCGACGACTGCCAAAATCAACACCACCACCTCCTCAACTCGATTCCGACTCAGAATCAGAGCTCTCAAGGAGACCCCCACCACCACTGAGGACGAGAAGAAGATTAAACCccctacttcttcttcttcctcagcTGAAGATATTACAAAGAAATACGGCCTTGAGGCTGGTCTTTGGAAGgtaacaacaacaacattaCCTCTTATCTAGTTTTGCAATTGCTTGCTTCATTCATTGATTGAATGAATGTATGAATGCTGTAACAGATattcagcagcagcagcagcagcagcagcagctcgtccgaagaggaagaagaagaagaagaagaagaagaaggaggggGAAAGAAATCATCAAAAGGAAAGGGAGAAGAAGCAAAGGAACTCTTGACTAAATATGGAGGAGCATACTTGGCCACTTCCATTACTCTCTCCTTGATCTCATTCTCTCTATGTTATGCCCTCATTACTGCCGGAGTCGACGTCTCTGCTCTGCTAAACAAGGTCGGAATCTCAACCAATGAAACCGGAGAGAAACTAGGAACATTTGCTTTAGCTTATGCAGCTCACAAAGCAGCTTCCCCTATCAGATTTCCTCCTACTGTCGCTCTCACTCCCATTGTAGCTTCCTGGATTAAcaacatcatcaacaacaacaacaacaacacatCATAGACCACTCCTCCTATTATCTACTGTCTTTGCACTTGTACtcccaaacaaacaaacatacaAACAGTAATAATATGTACATAATAATATGGTGCTTCCTAAGCCCTAAACCCTGCTTTCCTAAACACAGCTCTGCTAAATTCTCACCCTCCTTGTCTTTTATACTGTTCTCTTGTTTGTTTGCTTGCTTGCTTTATAAAACGATAGTTCCCGCATACCCCCTAACTTCATTTCCCCAACGaagaatcatcatcatcatcattacgAGCTTCGGTTGAAGTTGAAGGTACTGGCGGAGTTTGAGATTCAAGTGCTGCAACATCAGGAGGAGGCGTTTGAGATTCAAGTGCTGCAACATCGGGCAGAGTTTGAGATTGAAGTGTTGCAACATCTACCATTATAAACTCATCTTCTTCTGGTAATCTATTCAACTCATCTTCTAATCTATTCAATTCATCCCATTCCACATCACCAGCTGTATTCAATCATCGTCAAGGTTCAcattttaacaaatttcaaaaaGTATAATCATCTCGAGAAATTACTAAAGGATACGCCCATTTTCCCACATTTCTGAAATACTAACACCAGCATCCGTTAAAAGCCAGTAATCTGCATCGCTCTGCAATTATCaacaaaacattattataattactcAATTCAAATGAATTTCGTCACAGATGGGGGACTCACATTGACTTCAGGGACGATCTTCAGCATCCCACTTACAAAATCATACGGCTGCGAGCCACATCCAGCTTCTTTTCCATGTGTTTCGGATTCATTTCCTCTCATTTCTCCAGTGACAGGCACTACTACTTCTGTCCCTGCAGCAGTATTGTCCTCATTCACTCcccccacaaaaggaacaacaggCATTGCTGCTGCCGCCGCAGATCCCCCACCATTATTTGTATCCTCGAATTTCTCCTCAAATTGACTGAATAGTGTTcattttacaatttatatatatgtttgttttcATGCATCATATAACCCGAAGGAAGGAACAACAAATTAAGTAGTAGTGTACCTCACAAGATAGACATCTATTGGCCCCATGGTGCTCCTCAGAACTATCCTGTATCTCCTTTGAGGATAGTCTACAGCCTGCTCATTTTTTAACCCGGAAAATTGAGTTTTTTACTTCAAAAAACTTATGACTATTCATGATGTTAACTCACCTCATCGGGCTCGGGGACTTCTAGAGTTGTGCCATGTGGCGCTTTAATTGCTATCAGGGTTTCATTCTAAAATGAATATATGCACAAAAGGTTAGCAGCATAAATCTCTAGCTAAAGTCCATAGTGACATGAAGACATGAAGACAGACTATACCTGGAAACAAGGTATGTTCTTGATGTCGTCTTCAGTAACAAAAAGCCACCTACAAAAGAGGAATATGCAACTTAATATTTCACATTGTCTACAGATATGATGCTGGGATAGAAAGATAATATCACACAGCTTTCAGGTCATATTTAGGAACTTTTTCTTTCTGATGAATTATCtgacataattaaattaatccCAAGACAGAAAATTACTTTTGATTGTCTTCATTTTCACTCAGTTCTCTTAGCCTCTCCTGCATGTCTCTGGAAGATGCAATCAAATCAGAACAATGCAACTTTAAATTTGGCAAATCTAGCTAGGGATGAGTAAATTACCTTATTTGTTCATCCAAGTTGTGTTCTTCAAGAGAAAGGTTCTCAACTTCAGCCTGAAAATCCATTAGGACAATCAACCCATTACATTAGATGCCTTCACTCTTTCTGTAATAATATTGATGTACaaatcaacaaaataaaacaagctCTATTCTATACATGGTAAGAGTAATATGCCTTTCAATAATTGTAGGTACCACCAAAGAATGTTAATTTCAATTAAATCCTTATGTAATGTACTACTTAAAGCTCCTGTATCTCAACAAGTTCATGTTTTTCAAGAATTTTACCTGTAAGGTAGAAGCATTCTCGTCAACATCGCCTGATCCCGATGTATCAAGTCccctaataaaaataattttagcaaCTTCTCGctcaaataaactaataaaagaacaaacaagtttAACTGATAAACTTCTTTTACAAGATTAAACACATCCTTACTTCCACTGAATTCTATTCTTCAGCTTCTTTTCAATAAGACCAATTCCTTCAAGGACATTTGTTATGTCATATATCCGTCTCTTCTGAACCTATATAAAGCTTGAAGATCTTTCAAATAAGCCAAACTCCCACAGCAGACAATATAAATATACGGAAAAAGAAATTACAAATCACCTCTAGTGTATCTGCAGCTTTATTTAGATCAAGAATTCCATCTTCCGCATGTTTTATCAGATTGATAAACTTTTTTGTTAATAAGCCtaaattaacaaacaaaaaggAACCTTGTCATTGGAGAATGAATTGCTGGTGCTTGCTTTACCCTTTAAAAGGGGACTATATTGATATCATGTAAAAACagtaaacaaataaaacatgaaAAGGAGGAATAATGTTGACAAAGCCCTAACCATGTGTGACTCACTCACCTAGGGAACTGTCATATCGACAGGGGCCAACAGGAGTGGGATTATTTCCTGATGGAGTACCTGCAAATTGAAAGAAACAAAACTATGATATGTTTCTCACCTATTTGTCCTTTCCTTGGGACACGATTTGGAAAAGAATATTGATAGACATCAATCATATCGTAGCTAAAAGACTCTTTGAAATACTTCACTTTATAATGTAATGCCATATATTGAAGTCAGAAAAGAATAATGGTGCAAAACTTACCTAGATTAGCTGCTGGAGTTTGTTGTCCATATCTGTTGGACCTAGAGGCCCTGGGTAATTTCTGAGTTTTACCACCTTTTGATACTGGGGTTTCAAGGTTGTTGACAACATTTTCACTGCTTGGTCTCTGTTCAAAAGACTCAGTTTGTTGTTCTGCTCTGTCAACCTTACGTTTTAGTGGCTGAGTAGatcaaatgttttaataaattacattaatgGATATCTAAGTAAGTTAGTGTATAGTAGTTATAGAACTTTATAGTCAAATT is part of the Impatiens glandulifera chromosome 1, dImpGla2.1, whole genome shotgun sequence genome and encodes:
- the LOC124920265 gene encoding transcription factor E2FB-like: MATPKPLDQLPEESIVQKKTHLNRNLTFSTSKPVFNDYHRFTASPSDVKKTFEEGIVVKSPPLKRKVDRAEQQTESFEQRPSSENVVNNLETPVSKGGKTQKLPRASRSNRYGQQTPAANLGTPSGNNPTPVGPCRYDSSLGLLTKKFINLIKHAEDGILDLNKAADTLEVQKRRIYDITNVLEGIGLIEKKLKNRIQWKGLDTSGSGDVDENASTLQAEVENLSLEEHNLDEQIRDMQERLRELSENEDNQKWLFVTEDDIKNIPCFQNETLIAIKAPHGTTLEVPEPDEAVDYPQRRYRIVLRSTMGPIDVYLVSQFEEKFEDTNNGGGSAAAAAMPVVPFVGGVNEDNTAAGTEVVVPVTGEMRGNESETHGKEAGCGSQPYDFVSGMLKIVPEVNSDADYWLLTDAGVSISEMWENGRIL
- the LOC124920266 gene encoding uncharacterized protein LOC124920266 — its product is MALSSSSIICTANSSVVFLVFAAGNYRRPTTAKINTTTSSTRFRLRIRALKETPTTTEDEKKIKPPTSSSSSAEDITKKYGLEAGLWKIFSSSSSSSSSSSEEEEEEEEEEEGGGKKSSKGKGEEAKELLTKYGGAYLATSITLSLISFSLCYALITAGVDVSALLNKVGISTNETGEKLGTFALAYAAHKAASPIRFPPTVALTPIVASWINNIINNNNNNTS